A section of the Anaerolineales bacterium genome encodes:
- a CDS encoding YtxH domain-containing protein, which translates to MADNDSDLGSFLAGFVIGGLVGAGVALLLAPQSGEETREMLRERSIELKSRAEHAASDLRTKAETAFEEGRERVDAAVESARARVSRRKPGAAEGEAPS; encoded by the coding sequence ATGGCTGACAACGACAGCGACCTGGGATCCTTCTTGGCGGGGTTCGTCATCGGCGGCTTGGTGGGCGCCGGCGTGGCGCTTCTGCTGGCTCCCCAAAGCGGCGAAGAAACCCGCGAAATGCTCCGTGAACGCAGCATCGAACTGAAGAGCCGGGCCGAGCATGCGGCTTCGGATCTTCGCACCAAAGCCGAAACAGCCTTCGAGGAAGGCCGCGAGCGGGTCGACGCGGCCGTGGAATCCGCCCGCGCGCGGGTCTCGCGGCGCAAACCCGGGGCGGCTGAAGGCGAGGCGCCGAGTTAA